In one Deltaproteobacteria bacterium genomic region, the following are encoded:
- a CDS encoding Re/Si-specific NAD(P)(+) transhydrogenase subunit alpha, with amino-acid sequence MKIVIPKERSPDERRVPMIPPDVKQLVKLGAQVEIEKGMGESVGYADDEYMAAGATISADRKTLLSSADVVVRLHKPAVDEISWLKKGSIHISYLDPSNEPEILDKFVSRGISAISMEMIPRVTRAQKMDVLSSQASLAGYVAVIIAAERSGKIFPMMMTPAGTIAPVRVFVIGVGVAGLQAIATAKRLGARVDAFDTRPVVEEQVRSLGARFVKIDLGETGETKDGYAKALTEEQIEMQRREMAKHCAIADVVITTAQVFGRKAPLIVTREMITGMKNGSIIIDLAAESGGNVEGTIPGEEICLNGVKIIGLKNAANQVAQHASQMYSSNILSFITEFWDDETKSLKPDLDDEIIKGCLVTHESKIFSEALKRHT; translated from the coding sequence ATGAAGATCGTCATACCAAAAGAACGGTCGCCTGATGAACGGCGTGTTCCCATGATCCCGCCGGATGTGAAACAACTTGTGAAACTGGGTGCGCAGGTTGAAATTGAAAAGGGGATGGGGGAATCCGTTGGCTATGCTGATGATGAATACATGGCAGCGGGGGCAACGATCAGCGCGGATCGAAAGACGCTCCTGTCGTCCGCGGATGTCGTTGTGCGACTGCACAAACCGGCTGTTGATGAGATCAGCTGGTTGAAAAAAGGGAGTATCCACATCAGTTATCTTGACCCTTCTAATGAACCGGAGATCCTCGACAAATTCGTTTCGCGGGGGATCAGTGCAATTAGTATGGAGATGATCCCGAGGGTAACAAGGGCACAGAAGATGGATGTACTGAGCTCCCAGGCAAGCCTGGCCGGATACGTGGCCGTCATTATTGCCGCAGAGAGGTCCGGCAAGATATTCCCGATGATGATGACGCCGGCAGGGACCATCGCGCCTGTTCGTGTTTTTGTCATCGGCGTCGGTGTTGCCGGGCTGCAGGCGATCGCGACAGCAAAGCGCCTTGGAGCGAGGGTAGATGCCTTTGATACAAGACCCGTTGTAGAAGAACAGGTTAGATCTCTCGGAGCGAGGTTCGTAAAAATAGACCTTGGGGAGACCGGGGAGACAAAAGACGGATACGCAAAGGCCCTGACGGAAGAACAGATCGAGATGCAGCGTCGGGAAATGGCGAAACACTGTGCCATTGCGGATGTGGTGATAACGACCGCGCAGGTCTTCGGCAGAAAGGCACCGCTTATCGTCACACGGGAAATGATAACGGGGATGAAAAATGGAAGTATAATTATCGATCTTGCTGCGGAAAGCGGAGGAAATGTTGAGGGAACAATACCCGGAGAGGAGATCTGCCTGAACGGTGTGAAAATCATAGGGCTCAAAAACGCAGCAAATCAGGTCGCTCAGCATGCGAGTCAGATGTATTCCAGCAATATCCTCAGTTTCATCACCGAATTCTGGGATGACGAAACAAAGAGTCTCAAACCGGATCTGGATGATGAAATTATCAAGGGGTGCCTGGTTACCCACGAGAGCAAGATATTCAGTGAAGCACTGAAAAGGCATACGTAA
- the polA gene encoding DNA polymerase I, whose protein sequence is MTDNGKKSTLYLIDGSNYLYRAFYAIRELSNSKGFPTNALFVFTNMLMKLLRDYDPEYLAVVFDSRGPTFRHEMYEDYKANRKAMPDELSMQVPRVKEIIQAFSLPVIEEEGLEADDIIGALSRTYREKGYKVVIISGDKDMMQLVSDDVLMVDTMKDKTYDVAAVNERFGVGPDKVIDILGLAGDTSDNVPGVPGVGEKTALALIETYGSLEGVLEHTGSIKKAKLRENLETYAKQARMSRELVTIRTDAHIERDEKELYRGEPDRETLRKLFKEFEFMSFLKNLDGGEATAEGISSRVILKTAEFREFLKQLSAVKGFSLYVQLSPQDAIEGDIAGMSFCTEPGSAVYIPGGYGTGDKGDHLSIDTILAGLKPVFENEGIRKEGYDLKSVLISLWKKGISLRGPARDLMVAAYVLNPSKRDFSLEGVCRDYLDRELTPLKDLTGSASKAVSFTTVPIEKAASFACERAGSIEQLSGVLMSQIREGGFEDLFSGVEMPLIPVLASMEEKGVLIDVKLLQEMSEQLGQLMALSEKKIYELAGEEFNINSPKQLQVILFDKLKLPKGRKTKEGYSTDVDVLTFLAQSYELPAEILSYRSFAKLRSTYVDALPTMVNPRTGRIHTSYNQTVTATGRLSSSDPNLQNIPIRTMEGKRIRQAFIVPEGYEILSADYSQIELRILAHLSKDGELIQVFESGEDIHTRTASRIFGVFPELVNSDMRRQAKVINFGIIYGMSPFGLAKELGISQALAKTYIDEYFNRFREVRRYIDEVLEKARRDGFVTTLFGRRRYIPEINGRNATVRQFAERTAINTPIQGTAADIIKVAMVNIWNRMRREGLTSSMIMQVHDELVFEMPLEEKKVLTDLVKVEMEGVITLNVPLLVSIYSGKNWDEAH, encoded by the coding sequence ATGACAGACAACGGGAAGAAATCAACGCTCTATCTGATTGACGGCAGCAATTATCTCTACCGGGCCTTCTATGCCATCCGTGAACTTTCCAATTCAAAGGGGTTTCCCACGAACGCGCTCTTTGTGTTCACGAACATGCTCATGAAACTTCTCCGTGATTACGATCCGGAGTACCTTGCCGTCGTGTTCGACTCCCGGGGGCCCACCTTCCGGCATGAAATGTACGAAGACTACAAGGCGAACAGGAAAGCCATGCCCGATGAGCTCAGTATGCAGGTGCCACGCGTCAAGGAGATCATTCAGGCCTTTTCCCTGCCCGTCATCGAGGAAGAGGGGCTTGAAGCGGACGACATTATCGGGGCCCTTTCCAGAACATACCGTGAAAAAGGATACAAGGTCGTCATCATATCCGGTGACAAGGATATGATGCAACTCGTGTCCGATGATGTTCTGATGGTCGATACCATGAAGGATAAAACCTATGATGTTGCGGCGGTCAACGAGCGGTTCGGTGTGGGGCCCGACAAGGTTATCGATATTCTCGGGCTGGCCGGGGATACCTCCGACAATGTTCCCGGTGTTCCCGGTGTCGGGGAAAAGACGGCCCTGGCGCTGATCGAGACTTACGGGTCCCTTGAAGGCGTGCTTGAACACACCGGTTCCATCAAGAAAGCCAAGCTCAGGGAAAATCTGGAAACCTATGCCAAGCAGGCACGGATGAGTCGCGAGCTCGTCACGATCCGCACCGATGCCCATATAGAACGGGACGAGAAGGAGCTGTACCGGGGAGAGCCGGACCGGGAAACACTGCGGAAACTCTTCAAGGAATTTGAATTCATGTCCTTCCTGAAGAACCTGGACGGCGGCGAAGCGACCGCGGAAGGTATATCGAGCCGCGTGATCCTGAAAACTGCGGAATTTCGTGAATTCCTGAAACAGTTGAGCGCGGTGAAGGGTTTTTCATTATACGTTCAGCTTTCCCCGCAGGACGCGATCGAAGGTGATATTGCCGGCATGTCCTTCTGTACGGAGCCGGGAAGTGCCGTATACATACCGGGCGGGTATGGGACGGGGGATAAAGGGGACCATCTTTCCATCGATACGATACTGGCGGGTCTGAAACCGGTTTTTGAGAACGAAGGGATCCGGAAGGAAGGATACGACCTCAAGAGTGTTCTCATATCGCTGTGGAAAAAAGGAATATCCCTGCGTGGTCCCGCCCGTGACCTGATGGTTGCCGCCTACGTGCTCAATCCATCCAAGAGGGATTTTTCCCTCGAGGGCGTCTGCCGTGATTACCTCGATCGCGAATTGACGCCCCTCAAGGACCTGACGGGTAGCGCGTCAAAAGCCGTTTCCTTTACTACCGTTCCAATTGAAAAGGCCGCGTCCTTTGCCTGTGAACGGGCCGGATCCATCGAGCAGCTTTCCGGTGTGCTGATGTCGCAGATCCGGGAGGGTGGATTCGAGGACCTCTTCTCCGGGGTCGAAATGCCGTTGATCCCCGTTCTTGCCTCGATGGAAGAAAAGGGGGTTCTCATAGACGTGAAGCTTCTTCAAGAGATGTCCGAACAGCTCGGACAGCTCATGGCCCTTTCGGAGAAAAAAATATATGAACTTGCCGGGGAAGAGTTCAACATCAATTCTCCCAAGCAGCTGCAGGTGATCCTCTTTGACAAGCTGAAGCTGCCGAAGGGCAGGAAGACGAAAGAGGGGTATTCAACGGATGTCGATGTCCTCACCTTTCTTGCACAGTCCTATGAGCTGCCGGCGGAGATCCTTTCCTACAGGAGTTTCGCGAAACTCCGGTCAACCTATGTCGACGCCCTGCCCACCATGGTGAATCCGAGGACGGGACGAATTCATACATCCTATAACCAGACTGTCACCGCCACGGGCCGGCTGTCGAGCAGTGATCCGAACCTTCAGAACATCCCGATCCGGACCATGGAGGGAAAACGCATACGACAGGCCTTTATCGTTCCCGAGGGTTATGAAATATTGTCGGCCGATTATTCGCAGATAGAACTGCGAATACTGGCACATCTCTCGAAGGACGGCGAATTGATACAGGTCTTTGAGTCGGGGGAGGATATTCATACACGGACGGCGTCCAGGATATTCGGCGTCTTTCCGGAACTGGTGAACAGCGACATGCGTCGACAGGCGAAGGTCATCAATTTCGGCATCATCTATGGAATGAGCCCGTTCGGCCTGGCGAAAGAGCTGGGCATAAGTCAGGCCCTTGCGAAGACATATATTGATGAGTATTTCAACCGTTTTCGGGAGGTACGGAGATATATTGATGAGGTGCTGGAGAAGGCCCGCAGGGATGGATTTGTCACAACGCTTTTCGGGAGGCGTCGATACATCCCCGAAATAAACGGCAGGAACGCCACGGTCCGCCAGTTCGCGGAACGGACCGCCATCAATACGCCGATCCAGGGCACCGCCGCCGATATCATAAAGGTCGCCATGGTGAACATCTGGAACAGGATGCGGCGGGAAGGCCTCACATCATCAATGATCATGCAGGTCCATGACGAGCTCGTTTTCGAAATGCCCCTCGAAGAGAAGAAAGTCCTCACGGACCTTGTAAAAGTAGAAATGGAAGGCGTTATTACCCTTAACGTTCCTCTTCTGGTCAGCATCTATTCCGGGAAGAACTGGGATGAAGCGCATTGA
- a CDS encoding NAD(P) transhydrogenase subunit alpha — MILCRSSCLICMSMVLILAIFVGFEIISKVPAKLHTPLMSGSNAISGITLVGAIAAAGSAENSITILLGTLAVIFATINVVGGYVVTDRMLEMFRKDPGKGRRE, encoded by the coding sequence ATGATCTTGTGTCGCAGTTCCTGCCTGATCTGCATGAGCATGGTGCTCATACTTGCCATATTTGTCGGATTTGAAATCATCTCCAAGGTGCCGGCAAAATTGCACACCCCTTTGATGTCCGGTTCCAATGCCATCTCGGGCATCACCCTTGTGGGTGCCATCGCGGCGGCAGGATCGGCAGAGAACAGCATAACGATACTGTTGGGTACCCTGGCCGTCATCTTTGCGACGATCAACGTGGTTGGTGGATACGTGGTCACTGACAGGATGCTTGAAATGTTCAGGAAGGATCCGGGGAAAGGGAGAAGAGAATGA
- a CDS encoding DUF1571 domain-containing protein: MDMTGARKTGVPILLIGLLAAFILWSMPADTEAAGKGEIPPDPVNLILKMPRHFEPVQDYTTLLLKREDMGGTFARETTFMKFRRPFDVYMKWTEAPHKGRELLFRKGVNDDKLLVHEGGFLGLVNVSLDPLGSMAMKDNHHPVSDVGIGSLTEQVVEGLKRGLERGDVTVTYGGTVGLEEREAHVCKVQFPEKREGFVVIAGKGDTLWDIAAMTGRDMRVILLSNDGIDDSGDIREGQEVFVPFHYCRRYVIYIDIQWGIPLRIDIYDWENRLYESYYYSRLCINTGLGDVDFDPDNEEYDF, encoded by the coding sequence GTGGATATGACAGGTGCGAGAAAAACCGGTGTGCCGATCCTCCTGATCGGCCTTTTGGCGGCATTCATTCTGTGGAGCATGCCCGCGGACACCGAGGCCGCCGGAAAAGGAGAGATTCCTCCGGACCCGGTGAACCTTATCCTGAAAATGCCCCGGCATTTTGAGCCGGTGCAGGACTACACGACCCTTCTCCTGAAACGGGAAGACATGGGAGGGACCTTCGCCCGCGAAACCACCTTCATGAAATTCCGCCGGCCCTTCGATGTGTACATGAAGTGGACCGAGGCCCCTCACAAGGGCCGTGAGCTGCTCTTTCGAAAAGGGGTGAATGACGACAAGCTGCTTGTTCATGAAGGAGGATTCCTTGGCCTTGTGAATGTCTCCCTCGATCCCCTCGGCTCGATGGCGATGAAGGATAATCATCATCCTGTGAGCGATGTCGGTATCGGTTCGTTGACTGAGCAGGTTGTGGAAGGACTGAAGAGGGGGCTTGAGCGAGGGGACGTAACCGTTACCTATGGCGGTACGGTAGGGCTTGAAGAGCGGGAAGCACATGTCTGTAAGGTGCAATTTCCTGAAAAACGGGAGGGCTTCGTCGTCATTGCCGGGAAGGGTGATACTCTCTGGGACATCGCGGCCATGACCGGTCGGGACATGCGTGTCATTCTTCTATCCAATGACGGCATCGATGATTCCGGTGACATCAGGGAAGGACAGGAGGTCTTTGTTCCCTTTCATTACTGCCGGAGATACGTTATCTATATCGATATCCAGTGGGGAATTCCTCTCAGGATCGATATCTACGATTGGGAAAACCGCCTCTATGAATCATATTATTATTCCCGGCTGTGCATCAATACTGGTCTCGGCGACGTGGATTTCGATCCGGACAACGAGGAATACGATTTCTGA
- a CDS encoding TPM domain-containing protein: protein MMPRIRIFIVFLLGCSLLCWGCTRGNSEGDFIDDRAGLLTAGEKIRIARMSEKLLEDLDIHIKTVILKESPADIGTTAVDIFDRSELGKKTRGARGVLFLIDPPGRQVRLEIGYDLEGIFPDGFVGYIERRQMTPFFESGTVGNGIEAAAELLVEKAYGTIDNEYDRTGTGETAETVHYSGGAGAEATVKIGKGAPEKERSVLATEFGARPSPLETLGQYQKLLRLHIKDPDLALYTPESRRFFKGWTVTDAQQDNESRKLETGLGVARVIVTDDRAVIRFPLSDRGRNPYFLTRGHEGWMLDFAGMNRAIGFNHLNQWFFRDQSHPYMFAFKDVYFDKNGFPHEKGQ from the coding sequence ATGATGCCGCGAATACGGATTTTCATAGTCTTTCTGCTGGGATGCTCGCTTCTCTGTTGGGGATGCACGAGGGGCAACAGCGAAGGGGATTTTATCGATGACCGGGCGGGCCTCCTCACGGCAGGTGAGAAAATCCGTATTGCCCGCATGAGCGAAAAACTTCTTGAAGACCTGGATATTCACATCAAGACCGTCATTCTCAAGGAAAGCCCGGCCGACATCGGCACAACGGCGGTTGACATCTTCGATCGTTCCGAACTGGGGAAAAAGACGCGGGGGGCACGGGGTGTCCTTTTCCTGATCGATCCCCCGGGGCGTCAGGTCCGCCTGGAAATCGGCTACGATCTGGAAGGGATCTTCCCCGACGGGTTCGTCGGGTATATCGAACGCCGGCAGATGACCCCATTTTTCGAGTCGGGAACAGTGGGCAACGGCATCGAGGCCGCCGCTGAGCTTCTGGTGGAAAAAGCTTACGGCACCATCGATAATGAGTATGACCGGACAGGCACCGGAGAAACAGCGGAAACGGTCCATTATTCCGGCGGGGCAGGCGCGGAGGCGACCGTTAAGATCGGGAAGGGGGCCCCGGAAAAGGAACGCTCAGTGCTCGCCACGGAGTTCGGCGCCCGGCCCTCCCCCCTTGAGACGCTCGGGCAGTACCAGAAACTGCTGCGCCTTCATATCAAAGACCCCGACCTTGCGCTCTATACGCCTGAGAGCCGGCGGTTCTTCAAGGGGTGGACCGTCACGGACGCACAACAGGACAATGAATCAAGAAAACTGGAAACAGGCCTTGGCGTAGCTCGGGTTATCGTGACGGACGACCGGGCGGTCATCCGCTTCCCTCTTTCGGACCGTGGAAGAAATCCTTACTTCCTTACCCGGGGGCACGAAGGCTGGATGCTTGATTTCGCCGGCATGAACAGGGCTATCGGGTTCAATCACCTGAACCAGTGGTTCTTCCGAGATCAAAGCCACCCGTACATGTTTGCTTTCAAGGATGTATATTTCGACAAGAATGGGTTTCCCCACGAGAAGGGGCAATGA
- a CDS encoding 4Fe-4S dicluster domain-containing protein: protein MSIRPGWWMTLQATFYPLIRKLLRETQTTRAGKLAAYFSVPLLSGKNFNITYLPINRDVSGDGHSFVPEIVLEEVIRNSSHRAIIRRCTCRDGNRCENHSVELGCLLLGEGAHEIDEGVSRHVSVEEALAHMRTCIDNGLIPFVGRFRADNIIWGVRDRGRLLTICFCCRCCCIILNSVKYLPAVSQDGLIRLKGLEILTDPGMCTGCGICIDECFMDARALDQQGMVTHDASLCKGCGRCITVCPEKAVTASVSDVQEAAAEVWGRIEGLIDYR, encoded by the coding sequence ATGTCCATACGACCCGGATGGTGGATGACGCTTCAGGCGACGTTCTATCCCCTTATTCGAAAGCTCCTCAGAGAAACGCAGACCACCCGGGCTGGCAAGCTCGCCGCATATTTCAGCGTTCCCCTTCTCAGTGGGAAAAATTTCAACATTACCTATTTGCCGATCAACCGGGATGTTTCAGGAGATGGCCATTCCTTTGTTCCGGAGATCGTGCTCGAAGAGGTCATCCGAAACTCCTCGCACCGGGCGATCATCAGGCGCTGTACCTGCCGGGATGGCAACCGCTGTGAGAATCATTCCGTGGAACTCGGCTGCCTCCTGCTCGGTGAAGGCGCACACGAGATCGATGAAGGGGTCAGCAGGCATGTCAGCGTCGAGGAGGCGCTGGCGCACATGAGAACATGCATTGACAACGGTTTGATACCCTTTGTGGGACGGTTCCGGGCGGATAATATCATATGGGGCGTTCGGGACCGCGGCCGGCTCCTCACTATCTGCTTCTGCTGCCGCTGCTGCTGCATCATTCTGAATTCCGTAAAATATCTTCCGGCCGTTTCTCAGGACGGGCTCATCAGGCTCAAGGGATTGGAGATCCTGACGGACCCCGGCATGTGTACCGGGTGCGGCATCTGTATAGATGAATGCTTCATGGATGCGCGAGCGCTTGATCAGCAGGGGATGGTAACGCACGATGCGTCTCTGTGCAAAGGGTGCGGCCGATGTATCACGGTGTGTCCCGAAAAAGCGGTGACGGCGTCCGTGAGTGACGTACAGGAAGCCGCTGCCGAAGTATGGGGCCGGATCGAGGGGCTCATCGATTACCGCTGA
- a CDS encoding 4Fe-4S binding protein, whose amino-acid sequence MGTDFSQFVKIILSGGHLFSEHAGLSGTNLRRVGPVQYALHWLYGVSEPTILRIVDFILRQRLLTETRVGRCVLYLIAVASRYFPHGIVVTTAAAGRMVDFVLQMEGPRGARLAVGPCVCQRALNRWEEPVKKDMVILYGADIYYNLNIGYELISAEEGKKLLKECEDAGLVHVIDFCMRSGKWAFVICNCENRICAPTRVYLYTGQILFPGPEIVAHNRQLCLGPEKCGRCIKRCIFGVNFENDGRVDVNYAKCMGCGLCVTTCPAGARMMIERGDYRHDHQIPSDILLGVRKPPASRSK is encoded by the coding sequence ATGGGAACGGATTTTTCACAGTTCGTGAAAATCATCCTGTCCGGGGGACACCTCTTTTCCGAACACGCCGGCCTTTCCGGAACGAACCTGCGAAGGGTGGGGCCGGTCCAGTATGCCCTGCACTGGCTTTACGGCGTCTCGGAACCGACGATACTCCGCATTGTGGACTTCATTTTACGGCAGAGGTTGCTGACGGAAACGCGGGTCGGACGATGTGTCCTCTACCTCATCGCCGTCGCGAGCAGGTATTTCCCTCACGGCATAGTTGTGACGACAGCGGCGGCGGGTCGCATGGTCGACTTCGTTCTCCAGATGGAGGGTCCCCGGGGAGCCCGTCTCGCCGTGGGTCCCTGCGTATGCCAGCGGGCATTGAACAGATGGGAAGAACCCGTCAAGAAGGACATGGTCATCCTTTATGGTGCCGACATTTACTACAACCTGAACATCGGCTACGAACTCATATCGGCGGAGGAAGGGAAAAAGCTCCTGAAAGAATGCGAAGACGCCGGATTGGTCCATGTCATCGACTTCTGCATGCGTTCCGGGAAGTGGGCCTTTGTCATCTGCAACTGTGAAAACCGGATCTGTGCTCCGACCAGGGTATATCTGTACACCGGGCAGATACTCTTCCCCGGACCGGAGATCGTCGCCCACAACAGACAGCTTTGTCTCGGTCCCGAGAAGTGCGGCCGCTGCATCAAACGCTGCATTTTCGGCGTGAACTTTGAAAACGACGGCCGGGTGGACGTAAACTACGCGAAGTGCATGGGGTGCGGGCTTTGTGTCACCACCTGCCCGGCGGGGGCACGTATGATGATCGAACGGGGAGATTACAGGCACGACCATCAAATACCGTCCGATATTCTCCTGGGTGTCAGGAAACCTCCGGCATCCCGCTCGAAGTGA
- the trxA gene encoding thioredoxin has product MLLDDKTRQQIKAKFDAELTNDVYIRLFSTGLITAAGDDSKEYVEFTKEFLRELTELNDRIHVEFDDMYGEEAKKRDISVSPSVIIGDGNGWYPVQYFGAPAGYEASSFIEAISMISNRDSGLDTSSKEKLRNIDRDLLIETYVTPGCPHCPRAVVLSNQIAIESGGKIVSRCVEAQEMMDRARLFNVSSVPQQVINEERGSITVGVQRESAFVNQVLEYGSSRAKEILEKEEEERKRKETLNDVPDSPVVITDNNIDEAIAKYPFLVVDCWAEWCMPCKMIGPVIEKLAVSQKGAVVFGKLDVDGNPDSSARFNIRSIPNLLVFRHGEKVGDIIGAMPEDVLLEKINAYR; this is encoded by the coding sequence ATGCTACTTGATGACAAGACACGTCAGCAGATCAAGGCGAAATTCGATGCAGAGTTAACAAATGATGTTTACATCAGGCTGTTTTCAACCGGCCTGATCACGGCAGCGGGAGATGACAGCAAAGAGTATGTGGAGTTCACAAAGGAATTCTTGCGGGAGTTGACGGAGTTGAACGACAGGATCCATGTCGAGTTTGATGACATGTATGGAGAGGAGGCGAAAAAGAGGGATATCAGCGTTTCACCGTCGGTCATTATCGGGGACGGCAATGGGTGGTATCCGGTGCAGTACTTCGGGGCGCCCGCGGGATACGAGGCGAGTTCCTTCATAGAAGCCATCTCGATGATCTCGAACAGGGATAGCGGTCTCGACACATCATCAAAAGAGAAGCTGCGGAACATCGATAGAGACCTGCTTATAGAGACGTATGTCACGCCCGGCTGTCCCCATTGTCCCAGAGCGGTCGTGCTGTCAAATCAGATCGCGATCGAGTCAGGCGGGAAAATAGTTTCACGATGCGTAGAAGCTCAGGAGATGATGGACAGGGCACGGTTGTTCAATGTTTCATCAGTCCCCCAGCAGGTGATCAACGAAGAAAGAGGCTCTATTACTGTCGGTGTACAGCGGGAGAGCGCATTTGTAAATCAGGTGCTTGAATATGGGTCTTCCCGCGCGAAGGAGATACTGGAAAAAGAGGAAGAAGAGAGAAAAAGAAAGGAAACCCTGAACGATGTTCCTGATTCCCCGGTTGTTATAACCGACAACAATATTGACGAGGCGATCGCCAAGTATCCCTTTCTTGTCGTTGATTGCTGGGCGGAATGGTGTATGCCCTGCAAGATGATCGGTCCTGTTATCGAAAAACTTGCGGTGAGCCAGAAGGGCGCTGTCGTTTTCGGCAAACTTGATGTTGACGGCAATCCTGATTCTTCGGCCAGGTTCAATATCAGGTCGATACCGAACCTTCTTGTTTTTAGACATGGAGAGAAAGTGGGGGATATTATCGGTGCGATGCCGGAGGACGTGTTGTTGGAAAAGATCAACGCGTACAGATGA
- a CDS encoding winged helix-turn-helix transcriptional regulator has translation MDTVDHERMSSFFKALGNPTRLKIVMEIMKGERCVSDVEGLVSARQSNISQHLAVLKECDIVECRKVGNMRCYSLKQPVLVKTILDVLEKEGE, from the coding sequence ATGGATACCGTTGATCATGAAAGAATGTCCTCTTTTTTTAAGGCATTGGGCAATCCTACGCGGCTTAAGATAGTAATGGAGATCATGAAGGGCGAACGGTGTGTAAGTGATGTGGAAGGCCTCGTGAGTGCGAGACAATCAAATATTTCTCAGCACCTGGCGGTTTTGAAGGAATGCGATATCGTTGAATGTCGCAAAGTTGGAAACATGCGATGCTACTCTCTGAAACAGCCTGTTCTGGTAAAAACCATTCTGGATGTGCTGGAAAAAGAGGGTGAATAA
- a CDS encoding NAD(P)(+) transhydrogenase (Re/Si-specific) subunit beta: protein MTTDILVNVVYIVAAVLFIFGLKMLTSPDTARKGNLISATGMFLAVVMTLLSEGVIDYKWIAIGIVIGSIIGAFSARLVAMTQMPQMVALFNGFGGITSLLVGWAAYHVMITHDLFMITTIYLAVLVGGVTFSGSLVAWGKLATYISGRPILFPGQTIINLALFIAVLLAGAFLLMSPSVVYPLFVGIIILSFLLGALVVIPIGGADMPVVISLLNSYSGIAGCAAGFAIQNNILIIAGALVGASGIILTNVMCKAMNRSITNVLFGGFGAAAAKGPLEIEGDVKPISAEDTYFILEAANSVVFVPGYGMAVAQAQHCLHELEEILEENGTDIRYAIHPVAGRMPGHMNVLLAEANVSYDKLVEMDDINRTIADVDVCVVIGANDVVNPAARETKGSPIYGMPIINVDQAKTVIVLKRSMAPGFAGIDNNLFYKENTRMLFGDAKSSIDAIISEFKK from the coding sequence ATGACCACGGATATTCTCGTGAATGTGGTTTACATTGTGGCCGCCGTTCTGTTCATCTTCGGCCTGAAGATGCTCACCTCGCCCGATACAGCGAGAAAAGGGAACCTGATCTCCGCGACCGGCATGTTTCTCGCTGTGGTAATGACCCTTCTGAGCGAGGGAGTTATCGATTACAAATGGATCGCGATAGGTATCGTTATTGGAAGTATCATCGGTGCTTTCTCCGCCCGGCTTGTTGCCATGACCCAGATGCCGCAGATGGTGGCGCTCTTTAACGGGTTCGGAGGCATTACGAGCCTTCTTGTGGGGTGGGCGGCGTATCATGTGATGATCACGCATGATCTCTTCATGATCACCACGATTTATCTCGCTGTATTGGTCGGTGGTGTGACCTTTTCAGGAAGCCTGGTCGCCTGGGGCAAGCTGGCAACATACATAAGTGGGAGGCCGATACTCTTTCCCGGCCAGACGATCATAAATCTGGCGCTTTTCATAGCTGTGCTCCTGGCGGGAGCGTTTTTGTTGATGAGTCCTTCAGTCGTTTATCCGTTATTTGTCGGGATCATCATTCTGTCATTTCTTCTGGGTGCCCTGGTGGTTATACCCATAGGCGGTGCCGATATGCCCGTGGTGATCTCACTCTTGAACAGTTATTCAGGGATCGCAGGGTGCGCGGCAGGTTTCGCGATCCAGAATAACATACTGATAATTGCCGGTGCCCTTGTGGGGGCGAGCGGGATCATATTGACCAATGTTATGTGTAAGGCAATGAATCGGTCGATCACCAATGTGCTTTTCGGTGGCTTCGGTGCTGCCGCAGCAAAAGGCCCTCTGGAAATTGAAGGCGATGTGAAGCCTATTTCAGCCGAGGATACATATTTTATTCTTGAAGCTGCGAACTCGGTCGTCTTTGTTCCCGGATATGGAATGGCAGTCGCGCAAGCGCAGCATTGCCTTCATGAATTGGAGGAAATTTTGGAGGAGAACGGAACAGATATCCGTTATGCCATTCATCCTGTTGCGGGGCGCATGCCGGGTCATATGAACGTGCTTCTCGCCGAGGCCAATGTTTCCTATGACAAACTTGTTGAAATGGATGACATTAACCGGACGATCGCAGACGTTGATGTCTGTGTTGTGATCGGTGCGAATGATGTCGTCAATCCGGCGGCGCGAGAAACCAAGGGCAGCCCGATATACGGTATGCCGATCATAAACGTTGATCAGGCAAAGACGGTCATCGTTTTAAAGCGTTCCATGGCGCCCGGCTTTGCGGGAATTGACAACAATCTGTTCTATAAGGAAAATACGCGTATGCTTTTTGGTGATGCAAAATCGAGTATTGATGCGATCATTTCGGAATTCAAGAAATGA